A genomic stretch from Salarias fasciatus chromosome 18, fSalaFa1.1, whole genome shotgun sequence includes:
- the kiaa0040 gene encoding uncharacterized protein KIAA0040 homolog — protein MDEKTDGILEFFNQLWSFATEKHNQGVYNTVCLVVLLTLPLLVVLTTLVVCCHCCCCRHANSCCSCCCCCCGDGAPASRSETKKKKSSANTEDLWISVKTGPMTPDRVALAME, from the coding sequence ATGGATGAAAAAACAGACGGCATTCTGGAGTTTTTCAACCAGCTTTGGAGCTTCGCTACGGAGAAGCACAACCAGGGGGTCTACAACACGGTGTGCCTGGTGGTCCTGCTCACGCTGCCCCTGCTGGTCGTCCTCACCACGCTGGTGGTgtgctgccactgctgctgctgtcgccatgccaacagctgctgcagctgctgctgctgctgctgcggggaCGGCGCGCCGGCCTCCAGGTCCgaaacgaagaagaagaagagctcgGCCAACACCGAAGACCTGTGGATCTCCGTCAAGACGGGGCCGATGACGCCGGACCGGGTGGCTCTGGCCATGGAGTAG